In the Ruminococcus sp. OA3 genome, one interval contains:
- a CDS encoding ABC transporter substrate-binding protein, which translates to MKKTKYIVLAALCMAVTFTGCGKQEKEDTAQEEISKEDQYTSDFSIEYLEDGVKLVTDAEERKIYLVPRESEIPGEAADEMVVRTPVERVVYMSTTQVCMLQALDSEEIWKSITGVAGAKETWTIDEVIERFDDGQIQDVGGDMGEPDYELIQSMDPELVFVYTGSNPQTGVIEKFEELGIPYAVDNEYMETTYMGRLDWLRFIAAFYNEDESGEAVIQQAAGNIEEMKEMIAGEERPTVSYGSLFDGVVYVASGEGWIADMIEDAGGDYIFKDIKATDTQISLEEFYARSEEADILIYSTTPDFTPDLASVLAEAPVLEDLKAVQDGKIWQLDNSFWMSADQPDQVAQDLSAIFHPDIFPDRELRYFVPLS; encoded by the coding sequence ATGAAAAAAACAAAGTATATCGTGCTGGCAGCATTGTGCATGGCTGTGACATTTACGGGTTGTGGGAAACAGGAGAAAGAGGACACTGCGCAGGAAGAGATCAGTAAAGAAGATCAATATACCTCTGATTTTTCGATTGAGTATCTCGAGGACGGCGTTAAGCTGGTGACAGATGCAGAGGAGCGAAAAATCTATCTTGTGCCGAGAGAGAGCGAGATTCCCGGGGAAGCTGCAGATGAGATGGTGGTCCGCACGCCTGTCGAGCGCGTTGTGTATATGTCCACAACACAGGTCTGTATGCTGCAGGCGCTTGACAGTGAAGAAATCTGGAAATCAATTACGGGAGTTGCAGGAGCAAAGGAAACCTGGACGATCGACGAAGTCATTGAGAGATTTGACGACGGTCAGATACAGGACGTCGGAGGCGACATGGGAGAGCCCGACTATGAGCTGATACAGAGTATGGATCCGGAGCTCGTATTTGTGTATACGGGAAGCAATCCACAGACCGGAGTTATTGAGAAGTTTGAAGAACTTGGGATTCCATACGCCGTGGACAACGAATATATGGAGACGACATATATGGGCAGGCTGGACTGGCTCCGGTTTATTGCAGCTTTCTATAACGAAGATGAATCGGGGGAGGCGGTGATTCAGCAGGCGGCCGGAAATATTGAAGAGATGAAAGAGATGATCGCTGGCGAGGAAAGACCGACGGTATCTTACGGAAGCCTGTTTGACGGTGTGGTATACGTCGCATCCGGTGAGGGATGGATCGCCGATATGATCGAAGATGCAGGCGGCGACTATATTTTTAAAGATATAAAGGCAACAGACACACAGATTTCGCTGGAGGAATTTTATGCCCGGTCTGAGGAGGCAGATATCCTGATCTACTCGACGACGCCGGATTTCACACCGGACCTGGCTTCGGTACTGGCGGAAGCGCCCGTGCTGGAGGATCTGAAGGCTGTTCAGGATGGGAAGATATGGCAACTGGATAACTCGTTCTGGATGAGTGCTGACCAGCCGGATCAGGTAGCACAGGATCTTTCAGCCATATTCCATCCGGATATTTTTCCGGACCGCGAACTCCGGTATTTTGTTCCGCTCTCCTGA
- the mraY gene encoding phospho-N-acetylmuramoyl-pentapeptide-transferase has product MDFKAVIPVIIAFVVSVVLAPVIIPFLRKLKVGQTEREDGVQSHLKKAGTPTMGGLIFLIATTVTSLFYVRDYPNIIPILFLTLGFGLIGFLDDYLKVVLRRSDGLLPMQKMFLQIIVTAVFAVYMILFTDVELTLLVPFSGGHYLDIGWLAIPLMFLAVIGTVNGVNFTDGLDGLASSVTVMVATFFTVVAIGNHSGIEPITCAVVGGLLGFLLFNVFPARVFMGDTGSLALGGFVAGTAYMLQMPLFILIVGLIYLVEVASVMIQVTYFKKTGGKRIFKMAPIHHHFELCGWSETRVVAVFSIITAILCLTALLAI; this is encoded by the coding sequence ATGGATTTTAAAGCAGTCATTCCGGTAATAATTGCGTTTGTTGTCAGTGTGGTGCTGGCACCTGTCATCATTCCGTTTCTGAGAAAATTGAAGGTGGGGCAGACAGAGAGGGAGGACGGCGTTCAGTCTCATTTGAAGAAGGCAGGGACGCCGACGATGGGAGGACTTATCTTTCTGATCGCGACAACAGTGACTTCACTGTTTTATGTCAGAGACTATCCCAATATTATTCCGATCTTATTTTTGACGCTGGGATTCGGTCTGATAGGATTTCTGGACGATTATCTGAAAGTCGTACTGCGGCGTTCTGATGGGCTTCTGCCGATGCAGAAGATGTTTTTGCAGATTATCGTGACGGCTGTCTTTGCGGTATATATGATACTGTTCACGGATGTAGAACTGACGCTTCTGGTACCGTTTTCCGGAGGCCACTATCTGGACATCGGATGGCTTGCCATACCGCTGATGTTTTTGGCGGTGATCGGAACTGTGAACGGCGTCAACTTCACGGATGGACTGGATGGTCTGGCTTCCAGTGTGACAGTTATGGTCGCAACATTTTTTACCGTCGTTGCGATCGGTAATCACAGTGGTATCGAACCGATCACATGTGCCGTTGTAGGGGGCCTGCTCGGGTTTCTGCTCTTTAATGTATTTCCTGCACGTGTTTTTATGGGGGATACGGGTTCACTTGCCCTGGGCGGGTTCGTGGCAGGGACAGCGTATATGCTTCAGATGCCGCTGTTCATTCTCATCGTTGGGCTGATCTATCTGGTAGAAGTAGCTTCTGTGATGATTCAGGTTACTTATTTTAAAAAGACAGGCGGCAAGAGGATCTTTAAAATGGCGCCGATTCACCATCACTTTGAGCTTTGCGGGTGGTCGGAGACAAGAGTGGTTGCGGTGTTCTCTATCATCACAGCCATATTGTGTCTGACAGCGCTGCTTGCGATATAA
- a CDS encoding penicillin-binding transpeptidase domain-containing protein: MLLGLAGRLVYLMVVRSDYYARKADELHERERDIKAARGKIIDCKGVVLADNRAVCTISVIHSQIKEKDKVISMLVTELGLTQEEATKRVEKVSSIERIKTNVPKETGDKIREYNLAGVKVDEDFKRFYPYDEVASRVLGFTGGDNQGIIGLEVAYDSVLEGINGKIMTTTDARGVEVDEIGESRVEAVAGYNLHISMDYNIQKYVQQAALKVMEEKEADRVSILLMNPQNGEIYAMVNVPEFDLNDPFTLPEGTDISGKSEEQIQDLRNQMWRNVCINDTYEPGSTFKIITASAGLEEGVVTLDDTFSCPGFRIVEDRRIHCHKRAGHGAETFLQAAENSCNPVFIDVGLRLGVDNFYKYFKQFGLLEKTGIDLPGEAATIMHKKENVGLVELATISFGQSFQITPIQLATTASSLVNGGTRVTPHFGVEVRDDDGVLIEKLKYKTKEHIVSGETSETMRYILEKVVSEGSGKNAYIEGYTIGGKTATSQTLPRSANIYISSFLGFAPAENPKVLGICIIHNPQGVYYGGTIAAPVMRDIFDNVLPYLKIEKQSTTKQTDESQNS; this comes from the coding sequence ATGCTTCTGGGGCTGGCCGGACGCCTGGTCTATCTGATGGTTGTGCGTTCCGATTACTATGCCCGCAAAGCGGATGAGCTGCATGAGCGTGAACGTGATATTAAAGCAGCCAGAGGTAAGATCATCGACTGCAAAGGCGTTGTACTCGCTGATAATCGTGCGGTCTGTACGATATCCGTGATACACAGTCAGATCAAGGAAAAAGACAAAGTTATCAGCATGCTTGTGACAGAACTGGGCCTGACACAGGAAGAAGCCACAAAGCGGGTGGAGAAGGTAAGTTCCATCGAACGGATCAAGACAAATGTACCGAAAGAAACAGGAGACAAAATCCGGGAATATAACCTGGCAGGGGTAAAAGTAGATGAAGATTTTAAGCGATTTTATCCATATGATGAAGTTGCTTCACGCGTGCTCGGCTTCACGGGCGGGGATAACCAGGGGATTATCGGGCTGGAGGTAGCTTACGATTCTGTTCTGGAGGGTATCAATGGCAAAATCATGACGACCACGGATGCCAGAGGTGTGGAGGTGGATGAGATCGGTGAGAGCAGAGTGGAGGCTGTCGCCGGATACAATCTGCATATCAGCATGGACTATAACATTCAAAAATACGTCCAGCAGGCGGCGCTTAAAGTCATGGAAGAAAAAGAGGCGGACCGTGTATCAATCCTGCTGATGAATCCTCAGAACGGGGAAATCTATGCGATGGTAAATGTGCCGGAGTTTGATCTGAATGATCCGTTCACTCTGCCTGAAGGTACCGATATATCCGGGAAGAGTGAAGAACAGATACAGGATCTTCGCAATCAGATGTGGCGTAATGTCTGCATCAATGATACGTATGAGCCGGGGTCCACGTTTAAGATCATTACGGCTTCGGCAGGACTGGAGGAGGGGGTGGTAACACTCGATGATACGTTCAGCTGCCCTGGATTCAGGATTGTGGAAGACCGCAGGATCCACTGTCACAAGCGGGCGGGACATGGCGCGGAGACATTTTTACAGGCGGCAGAAAACTCCTGTAATCCTGTATTTATCGATGTGGGCCTGCGTCTCGGTGTTGATAATTTTTATAAATATTTTAAACAGTTTGGTCTTCTTGAAAAAACCGGGATCGACCTGCCGGGGGAGGCGGCCACGATCATGCATAAAAAAGAAAATGTCGGCCTGGTGGAGCTGGCGACGATTTCGTTCGGCCAGTCTTTTCAGATTACTCCGATCCAGCTGGCTACGACAGCAAGTTCACTGGTCAACGGCGGAACCCGGGTAACTCCGCATTTTGGCGTCGAAGTGCGGGATGATGACGGAGTACTGATCGAGAAACTGAAGTATAAGACAAAGGAACACATCGTGTCCGGCGAAACATCGGAGACAATGCGGTATATCCTTGAAAAAGTGGTGTCGGAAGGTTCAGGGAAAAATGCCTATATTGAAGGATATACGATCGGCGGAAAGACAGCGACTTCCCAGACATTGCCAAGAAGCGCCAATATTTATATCTCCTCATTTCTCGGATTTGCACCTGCTGAGAATCCCAAAGTTCTCGGAATCTGTATCATTCACAATCCGCAGGGTGTCTATTACGGCGGTACGATCGCGGCACCCGTTATGAGGGACATATTTGATAATGTGCTGCCTTACCTGAAAATAGAAAAACAAAGCACCACAAAGCAGACCGATGAAAGCCAAAACAGTTGA
- a CDS encoding adenosylcobinamide amidohydrolase: MKQFGSNQMVKLQNATVIRFTGKRRVLSTGPLGGGISEHLTAAFNLDMKEKDTKECRLRAATYPEHMALAAEELGFKAEYTTGLGTAASMKHTAIKVKAYRELIVSAMVTAGVDVNGGRAGDPASWYETEDGYNDVSPGTVNIFLDINAGLSDSAILQSLMVCTEAKAAALQELLAPSLYSSGIATGSGTDGVVIITEPESNLVFSDAGKHSKLGELIGLAVLEAVKEALFLETGLCPAHQHTVLRRLERFGVTEDSLWESYRCGDAKNRMPRELFDRILQTIDGEESCVLYTSLYVHLADQLDWGMIGRREALQTADELLDKMDMGLPHKREKKTGNGREELMEHYVTGITGKITRIWEERK, from the coding sequence ATGAAGCAATTTGGGTCAAACCAGATGGTAAAACTGCAAAATGCCACAGTGATTCGTTTTACAGGAAAACGGAGAGTACTGAGCACTGGTCCGCTGGGCGGAGGTATCAGCGAACATCTCACGGCGGCGTTTAATCTGGATATGAAAGAGAAGGATACCAAAGAGTGCCGGTTGCGCGCAGCCACGTATCCGGAACATATGGCTCTGGCAGCGGAAGAGCTTGGTTTTAAAGCAGAATACACGACAGGGCTGGGGACAGCTGCGTCAATGAAACATACAGCCATAAAAGTCAAGGCATACAGGGAGCTGATAGTTTCTGCTATGGTGACTGCAGGTGTTGACGTCAACGGCGGACGCGCCGGGGATCCGGCTTCGTGGTATGAGACAGAGGACGGATATAACGATGTTTCCCCGGGGACTGTCAATATTTTTCTGGATATCAATGCCGGACTGAGCGATAGTGCCATACTGCAGTCACTGATGGTCTGCACAGAGGCGAAAGCCGCGGCGTTGCAGGAACTTCTGGCACCCAGTCTTTATTCATCGGGTATCGCTACCGGGTCAGGAACGGATGGGGTGGTCATAATCACGGAACCGGAATCGAACCTCGTATTTTCGGACGCCGGAAAGCACAGCAAACTGGGAGAACTGATCGGTCTTGCCGTGCTGGAAGCCGTGAAGGAGGCATTGTTTCTGGAGACAGGTCTGTGTCCGGCGCATCAGCATACGGTGCTGCGGCGGCTGGAAAGATTTGGTGTGACGGAGGATTCTCTTTGGGAGTCTTATCGATGCGGTGATGCGAAAAACAGGATGCCCCGGGAATTATTTGACAGAATCCTGCAGACAATAGACGGTGAAGAGAGCTGTGTGCTGTATACATCTCTGTATGTCCATCTGGCAGATCAGCTGGACTGGGGGATGATAGGGCGGAGGGAAGCCTTACAGACGGCGGATGAACTGCTTGACAAGATGGATATGGGCCTGCCGCATAAGCGAGAAAAAAAGACAGGGAACGGCCGGGAAGAACTGATGGAACATTATGTGACGGGCATCACAGGGAAAATCACCAGGATCTGGGAGGAGAGAAAATGA